Proteins encoded within one genomic window of Carassius gibelio isolate Cgi1373 ecotype wild population from Czech Republic chromosome A4, carGib1.2-hapl.c, whole genome shotgun sequence:
- the LOC127969682 gene encoding oocyte zinc finger protein XlCOF15-like, whose translation MDFIKEESEDVKIEETFRVKQEDTEEQTKMLFIKEEIEDVKIEETFRVKQEDTETKTELMVLKEESEVLSEMEEKDHYQKIDHDFKNGDKFGETEKTSSLKRAQKTIFNRYFACHQCGKSFTQKGTLKSHMRVHTGEKPYTCTQCGKSFTYKHTLNDHMRIHTGEKPFICQQCGKHFRQKQNLTVHMRIHSGEKPYMCHQCGQSFKHNKNLYSHIRSHAREMPFTCKLWQDIVQ comes from the exons ATGgactttattaaagaggagagtgaagacgtgaagattgaagaaacattcagagtaaaacaagaagatactgaggaacaaacaaagatgttgtttattaaagaggagattgaagacgtgaagattgaagaaacattcagagtcaaacaagaagataCTGAGACAAAAACAG AACTGATGGTgcttaaagaggagagtgaagtaCTATCTGAAATGGAAGAGAAAGATCACTATCAGAAAATAGACCACGATTTCAAGAATGGAGATAAATTTGGTGAAACTGAAAAAACGTCCTCATTAAAAAGGGCTCAGAAAACCATATTTAACCGTTACTTCGCCTGccatcagtgtggaaaaagtttcactCAAAAAGGAACCCTTAAAagccacatgagagttcacactggagagaagccttatacatgcactcagtgtggaaagagttttacatataaacacactcTTAATgaccacatgaggattcacactggagaaaagcctttcatctgccaacagtgtggaaaacatTTCCGTCAAAAACAAAACCTTAcagtccacatgagaattcacagtggagagaaaccttacatgtGCCATCAGTGTGGACAGAGTTTCAAGCATAACAAAAACCTTTATAGCCACATAAGAAGTCATGCTAGAGAGATGCCTTTCACCTGCAAACTGTGGCAAGATATTGTCCAATAA